In the genome of Quercus robur chromosome 3, dhQueRobu3.1, whole genome shotgun sequence, one region contains:
- the LOC126719077 gene encoding cytosolic sulfotransferase 5-like yields the protein MLTQQPSIPPPLPKYLREDEVTQECRNLISSLPTEKGWVANNLHQYQGCWISTRYMQGVLSFQKHFQAHDTDIILVTTPKAGTTWLKALLFSLVNRVHYPNPQKHHPLLTNNPHVLVPFLDINLYTENQVPDLTSFASPRLFSTHLPYVSLPMSTKDSACKIVYLSRNPKDTFVSLWHFANSLRSPASKGPNSLQEAFDKFCRGVSLYGPYWDHVLGYWKESLENPERVLFLKFEEMKEQPTAYLRKLAEFLGCPLSSEEEAKGVGDDILRLCSFDNLSNLEVNKSGKLSSGEENSIFFRRGEAGDWVNHLTDEMIEKLDRITQEKFQGTGLKF from the coding sequence ATGCTTACACAACAACCATCTATTCCTCCTCCCCTTCCCAAATACTTAAGAGAAGATGAAGTGACCCAAGAATGCAGAAACTTAATATCCTCCTTACCCACAGAGAAAGGCTGGGTTGCAAATAACCTCCATCAGTACCAAGGTTGTTGGATCTCAACTAGGTACATGCAAGGTGTTCTATCATTCCAAAAACACTTCCAAGCTCATGACACTGATATCATCCTTGTTACCACTCCCAAAGCCGGCACCACTTGGTTGAAAGCCCTCTTGTTTTCCTTGGTGAACCGTGTGCACTATCCCAACCCTCAAAAACACCACCCTCTCCTCACGAATAATCCTCATGTTCTTGTACCCTTCTTGGATATCAATCTCTACACTGAAAACCAAGTCCCAGACCTCACTTCCTTTGCCTCTCCAAGGCTCTTTTCAACTCATTTACCTTATGTGTCACTACCAATGTCTACAAAGGACTCGGCTTGCAAGATTGTGTATTTGAGTAGGAACCCTAAGGACACTTTTGTGTCACTTTGGCACTTCGCAAACAGCTTGAGATCACCAGCAAGTAAAGGCCCCAATTCACTTCAAGAGGCTTTTGATAAGTTTTGTAGGGGAGTGAGTTTGTATGGGCCTTATTGGGACCATGTTTTGGGCTATTGGAAGGAAAGCTTAGAAAACCCTGAAAGGGTACTTTTTTTGAAGTTTGAGGAAATGAAAGAGCAGCCCACTGCCTATTTGAGGAAACTAGCCGAGTTCTTGGGCTGTCCTTTATCCTCAGAAGAAGAGGCAAAAGGTGTAGGGGATGATATCCTAAGGTTGTGTAGTTTTGACAATTTGAGCAACTTGGAGGTGAATAAAAGTGGAAAATTGTCATCTGGGGAGGAGAATAGCATATTTTTTCGGCGAGGTGAGGCTGGAGACTGGGTGAACCATTTGACAGATGAGATGATTGAAAAATTAGACCGTATCACCCAAGAGAAGTTTCAAGGTACCGGGTTGAAATTCTAG
- the LOC126720005 gene encoding uncharacterized protein LOC126720005: MAQPIISEPTLWKPPQSPFCKINFDDAVFQDQKMAGIGVVIRNPNGHVIGALSDRIFLPATVDEVEALACRKAISFALDLGVENVVLEGDSKTIIQALNSDSSCASSYGHIIDDIRVCALGFTSISFSHVKRQGNTIADSLAKLAKLSLCPSFWTDGLPRDIHSLVTADRCFC, encoded by the coding sequence ATGGCTCAGCCCATAATCTCTGAACCCACTCTTTGGAAGCCTCCTCAGAGCCCTTTTTGCAAAATTAACTTCGACGACGCTGTGTTCCAGGACCAGAAAATGGCGGGTATTGGAGTAGTGATAAGGAATCCTAATGGCCATGTCATTGGTGCACTCTCAGATAGGATTTTCCTCCCTGCTACAGTGGACGAAGTTGAGGCTCTTGCTTGTAGAAAAGCAATTTCCTTTGCTTTGGATCTTGGCGTTGAGAATGTAGTTCTTGAAGGTGATTCTAAGACTATTATCCAAGCTCTCAATTCAGACTCTTCCTGTGCCAGTTCCTACGGCCATATCATTGATGATATCAGAGTTTGTGCTCTTGGTTTTACTTCTATTAGCTTTTCTCATGTAAAAAGACAGGGGAACACTATTGCTGATAGTTTGGCAAAACTAGCAAAGTTGTCCCTTTGTCCTAGTTTTTGGACTGATGGCCTCCCTAGGGACATCCATTCTCTTGTAACTGCTGACAGGTGCTTCTGTTGA
- the LOC126719078 gene encoding cytosolic sulfotransferase 5-like — translation MPTQQPSIPPLPKYLKEDEVTQECRNFISSLPTEKGWVTNNLHQYQGCWIITRYMQGVLSFQKHFQAHDTDIILVTTPKAGTTWLKALLFSLVNRVHYPNPQKHHPLLTNNPHVLVPFLDINLYTENQVPDLTSFASPRLFSTHLPYVSLPMSTKDSSCKIVYLSRNPKDTFVSLWHFTNGLRSPASKGPNSLQEAFDKFCRGVSLYGPYWDHVLGYWKESLENPERVLFLKFEEMKEQPTVHLRKLAEFLGCPLSSEEEAKGVGDDILRLCSFDNLSNLEVNKSGKLSSGEENSNFFRRGEVGDWVNHLTDEMIEKLDHITQEKFQGTGLKF, via the coding sequence ATGCCTACACAACAACCATCTATTCCTCCTCTTCCCAAATACTTGAAAGAAGATGAAGTGACCCAAGAATGCAGAAACTTCATATCCTCCTTACCTACAGAGAAAGGCTGGGTTACAAATAACCTGCATCAGTACCAAGGTTGTTGGATCATAACTAGGTACATGCAAGGTGTTCTATCATTCCAAAAACACTTCCAAGCTCATGACACTGATATCATCCTTGTTACCACTCCCAAAGCCGGCACCACTTGGTTGAAAGCCCTCTTGTTTTCCTTGGTGAACCGTGTGCACTATCCCAACCCTCAAAAACACCACCCTCTCCTCACGAATAATCCTCATGTTCTTGTACCCTTCTTGGATATCAATCTCTACACTGAAAACCAAGTCCCAGACCTCACTTCCTTTGCCTCTCCAAGGCTCTTTTCAACTCATTTACCTTATGTGTCATTACCAATGTCAACAAAGGACTCGTCTTGCAAGATTGTGTATTTGAGTAGGAACCCTAAGGACACTTTTGTGTCACTTTGGCACTTCACAAACGGCTTGAGATCACCAGCCAGTAAAGGCCCCAATTCACTTCAAGAGGCTTTTGATAAGTTTTGTAGGGGAGTGAGTTTGTATGGGCCTTATTGGGACCATGTTTTGGGCTATTGGAAGGAAAGCTTAGAAAACCCTGAAAGGGTACTTTTTTTGAAGTTTGAGGAAATGAAAGAGCAGCCCACTGTCCATTTGAGGAAACTAGCTGAGTTCTTGGGCTGTCCTTTATCCTCAGAAGAAGAGGCAAAAGGTGTAGGGGATGATATCCTAAGGTTGTGTAGTTTTGACAATTTGAGCAACTTGGAGGTGAATAAAAGTGGAAAATTGTCATCTGGGGAGGAGAATAGCAATTTTTTTCGGCGAGGTGAGGTTGGAGACTGGGTGAACCATTTGACAGACGAGATGATTGAAAAATTAGACCATATCACCCAAGAGAAGTTTCAAGGTACCGGGTTGAAATTCTAG